ACCATATGAAAAACCGATGGCCCCCAGTCCCACAACATTCGACGTTTCATATTCAGATTTATAAAATCGGGTCAGCCCATATTTTTCATCAGGTTCACCATACTGATCAAATTCTTCTTGCGCAGAGATATCACCATACGGGTCAAACAGATTCAACACCGTTTTCGTATCCGCATACCCGATACCAAACCCAACATACGGAATCATTTTGCGCGTTGGTTTTTGCACACCATCAAAAAAATCATAGAACGCCATCACACTGATAACATCTGTCGAAATTTTTGAATTAACTGATGACATTTCTATATACGCCGACGACAAAACCCCATCCACCAACGGTATTTCACCCGCAAACATTGGCGAAGAATTATATTCACTTTCTGAAATATGATCCCAACCGGCCTCAATACGCCATTGTGATTTATTTGGAATTGTCCAACCGATACTAGCACCGGCTGCAAACGAAAAACTTTCAAAATCTTTGGTTGCTGGCAATTCATTTAAATTTGCCCACCCTGCCAAGTCCAGTTCATCACATTCCCCTGTCACAAAACACTGTCCCCATGGGATAACTTGACCTGAATCTGGCAACAGATAGTAATCAATCGTAACCGCGCCAACCTGGTTTTCTATCTTGCCCATACCGAATGCCGCACCACCACGCGCTGAAATAACAAATCGCGAACCATCATCTTCGTACCAACCATCCCCAACGTACGTTCCTGGATACTGCCAATCGGCAACCGCCACCCCGGAAATCAGGCACGACAAAATCGGCAAAAATAATAAATTTCTTTTTCTCATACCCCATATTATATCACAAACATAACCCTAATAAAAACGAAATATATTCCATTTATACATCAGTCTTTATTTGCTCTTTGCGCTTTTTATCTCGGCTGTGCTGTGCACAGACGGATGATCATTATTAAAAAATCCCCAAACGGGGATTTTTTAATAACATGTTCCATATGTACATCCATTTGGCACATCTGCTGGCGACACAGTTGCCGCCCCACCATCGCGCGCGGTACGCACATTATTTACATGTGGACAATCATAAACATTTGCAACCAATACGAATGCACGTTCCGGCCCAAATATCACCCATTCATTCGGTTTTGTACGCTGACTGGTAATCCAGTATGCATTACCTGGGCGTGCCTGGTCTGCGATACGGTTTTCCAGATATCTGCGTGCATCTTCGGCGGCATAGACCGACACTTCGGATTCTAATTTATATAAAAATGTACAACCAATTGGTTCTGCATCCAGTTGGACTAAATACTGGCTGCCATTTTCATTTTTAATCATATTACTACACCCAGCAACCGACACCAGAACCGCAAAAATCGCAAAAATCTTTTTCATCTATCTCTCCTTACTTTCATTCTTCGATTATATCATAGTTATCCGGACTACTGAACAATTTTTTCAGCACTAAATTATTCAATGCGTGACTGCCCTTGTATGATTCCAGCGCGCCACATATAAACGCACCCGATGTAAACATATCCCCCACCGCATCAATAATTTTATGACGTACAAATTCATCTGGCCATATTGTTTTATTCAGTGTTCCATCCCCTGCATCATTTAACGCAATAACATTTGATTCATTTGCCCCACGTCCCATACCACGTTTTTTCAGGTATTCCCATTCCGAATATTTACCAAATGTACGCGCGCGCGCAAAATTTTCAACAAAGTCTGCAACCGATTCTGCTGAATTATCATACGAATATGAACAAGACTGATTTCCTATAATTTTTTCTGGATAAATCAGCGTCGCCTTGATATCTAATGATTTACCATCATTTGGACTTAAACTAACAAATCCATTACTTTTGCGTCCTGCAATTGTATTAAACAACCAAATCTTGAACCGCACAAATAACGGCAACTCGCGCAGCATTTCCCGCGCGTGCGCCACAACCGGCCGCTTGACCACAACGCGTCGCATTGTGCCACGCACCACACCTGCATTTTCAAACGCATCAATAAATTGCGCCGCACTGCCATCCAGAATTGGTGTTTCCGGCCCATCAATTTCAATAATCGCGCTGTCAATTCCTGCAATAAATAACGCCGCCATCAAATGTTCAACTGTCTGCACATGCGCAGAATCAACCTGGCCCACGGTTGTATTGCGCATTTTTGTTTCACCAACATTATCATATGTTGCCGCAATTAAACCAGTTCCCGGCATATCAACACGTTTAAAGAAAATTCCACGTTCAGTCCCCGGCTTTACCACGATATTAACAGGCGCACCCGAATGAATACCAACCCCTGAAATTTTAACTTGTTTTTTCAAAGTGCTCATCCTAATTTCTCCTTTAACCAAACCCAAAATGAATAATCGATAACTGTTTCCAGACGGGCATATTTGATTTTATCTTGAACTTCGACCGGCAACCGCACCCAGTCTTTTTCAGTTGTAACTAACTTTGCTTTTTTCTTGTTCGCCAACGAAATCAGTTTTTCAAGATCTTCACTTGTATATTGGTAATGGTCTGGAAAACTGCGTTTTGCCACAACATTTTTCAATGAATTAAAGAATTTTTTTGGATAACCAATCCCTGCAAACGCCACCAACTTTTCATTTTCATCATACGGTGATGTTGTCTGATTTTTCGCAAAGAACACCGGCACCCCAACCGGCAAAACAAAGTTCTTTTTCGCTCTTTTATTTTTAATAACAACAATCGCATCTGCATTGCGTGCCATACGCTTTGGCACACGCAGCGGCCCGGCCGGCAACATTAATCCATTTCCATACCCCAGCCCTTCGTCAAATACCACGATTGATACATCTTTTTTAATTGTTGGGTTTTGCAAACCATCATCCATAATGATTGGTGTATCGTCATCTTGCTTGTTCAATAACAAAATATTACTTTTTCTGTCCCCAACATGCACCGCCAACCCCGTACGCGCCAGCATTGTTGCCTCGTCTCCGATATTACCGGTCTTGGCACTTTTTTTATATCCACGCATAACAACCGGCGCACCATACCGATTTGCAATTGCGCGCACAACAGGCGTTTTACCAACACCACCCGCCAAAATATTTCCCACACATATAATTGGCCGACGCGATTTCAAAGGCCACAATTTTCGCACAAAATAAACAACGCGTCCAACGCCATAATATACCCACGACACCGGCACCAACATCAGCGATATGGGATTTTTACTTAAAAACCACCAAGGCGTCTTCATTATTTTCTACCTTCTTTCTTTTGCATTTTTTTTGCGGCTTTTGCTTCGCGTTTTTGTCTTTTATACGCACTACTTTTTAAATCTTGTTCGATATATGGCAAACCAAATTCTGCGTCCAATTCACGCATTTGTGCAACCATAAAGTCCTCTAACCCCTTGCGGATTTTTTCAAATTCTTCGGCACTTGCACGCTTTGGCACAAAAATCGGATTACCAATATTGCATACAATTTTATTAAAAGGTAACGCCAACAGATATTTATCCCATCTGTCCTGAATCCATGCTTTCTTTGCGGTATAGCACACCGGAATAATCGGCGCGCCGGACATTTTTGCGAAATACAGCGCACCCTCTTTCACGCGCAACGACGGGCCACCCGGGCCATCTGGTGACATACATATACCATGATCCCCACGCGCCAATATACGCAACCCTTCGCGCAGAACCGACACCCCACCCTTGTGCGAAGAACCATAAATCGCCCGCAATCCAAACAGGTGCTGTAATTTTGCCATCATTCGTCCATCCTTGTGACGACTTGCAATTGCATATGCATGCATTCCGCCCAGACAAATAATCGGACTCAGCATTAAACTGCGCCCATGCCAGAACACAAAAATCGCCGGTTTTTTGCGATATTTATAAAACACTTCTATATTAGAAATACGTTTTGTAGATGTAAAATATGTAAACCAAATTGGTATCGCCATAAACACCGCGACAATCCACTGAAAAATCCCCAGGCTTAAAATAGGCTGCCAAAACTTTTTCCAGATTTTTCTAAAAGTAATTTTTTCTGACACACTTATGTCCTTAATATTTATTATACAATGTGCAAATCTTAGCAAACAAAAATATATAATTCAAGACAGACCAAGGAAAACAGTCAAAAAACCTAAAAGCACATTTTTTATTTGACTATTATCACAAATAATATATAATACACACACCTTATCGCGGGGTAGAGCAGCCCGGTAGCTCGTCAGGCTCATAACCTGAAGGTCGTTGGTTCAAATCCAACCCCCGCAACCAGTTTTAATAAAAAATACGCCCCTGTGGCGTATTTTTTATTAAACATTGTATTGTGTGGTTTATTGGTTTGAACCATCGCAACGCAGTTGCCGGTTCAAAATTTGTATATAAGAACAAGCCCCGCGCAGTTCGAATAACTACAAATTTGCGCACAGCCGGCACTTTGTGCCGAGCGAGCGAAATCCAACCCCCGCAACCACGAATTTTCTAAAAATACCGCAAATGCGGTATTTTTATTTTAGAAAATTCAGTGTCTCGGCGTAGTTCGCAAAGCGAACGCAGACGGACATGTCCATATTGTTTTGACCCCCCGCAACGTCAGTTGCCAGTTCAAAATGCCGAGCGAGCGAAATCCATTCCCCTGTTAATAAAAAATCACCACCCTGGATATTTTTTATCATTGCCATATAAAACATATTTAAATACAATAAAAATATACGAATAAACGGAATAAAAATGAAAAGACTGCTTTTAATATCTACTTGCCTATTACCAATATGTGCGAACGCTGGTATTTATACACACAACAATAATTTCCGCCCATATATTGGTATTGATGCAGGTTTAAATATTGCTGATTACACATTACAAACAGACCTGGACGAAACATATTATTCCGCTAAAATTAATGCCGGCGCACGTATTGGACGCAACTTTGGCGTGGAATTATTTTTCACACATTCATCTACAAACAATGTTCAGTATTTACAATACCTTAATGCGATTGAACACGAAATTTATTATATGGCATTTGGGTTTGATATCTATGGATATTATAACATAACAAACGAATTTGATTTTTTCACAACTTTTGGTGTTGCCAATTACAAAGTCTATAACAAATTTGACTATATTGAATCTTTGAACGCCACCGAAATCAAAGAATCTGACAACAGTGTCAGCACCCGCATCGGTATTGGACTGATGTACACATTCCCAGTCGACAGTATTTCCGCCCTTATCCAGTACAATTATACACCGATAAACAACGAATTTATAAACACAATGTCTGAATTTTCGGTTGGTTTCAGATATAACTTCTAGATAAAAATCCCCTTATTTTGGGATTTTATTTACAACTTTTTAAATCTGCGCCTGATTCAATTTTATCAATTTCTTTATTTCTTATTTCCTGGGCGGCATTAATTTTTTGCTTAACCAATACTAAATCTGGATGTGATTGTAATTGATCATTCATTGCTTCTATAACACCATCTATATCATCGCGTGATTTTACAAATCGCGGCATTATCGATTGCGCCGCACTGTAAATAGACCGCTGCAAATCCCCCTTAAAA
The genomic region above belongs to Alphaproteobacteria bacterium and contains:
- a CDS encoding DUF374 domain-containing protein, encoding MSEKITFRKIWKKFWQPILSLGIFQWIVAVFMAIPIWFTYFTSTKRISNIEVFYKYRKKPAIFVFWHGRSLMLSPIICLGGMHAYAIASRHKDGRMMAKLQHLFGLRAIYGSSHKGGVSVLREGLRILARGDHGICMSPDGPGGPSLRVKEGALYFAKMSGAPIIPVCYTAKKAWIQDRWDKYLLALPFNKIVCNIGNPIFVPKRASAEEFEKIRKGLEDFMVAQMRELDAEFGLPYIEQDLKSSAYKRQKREAKAAKKMQKKEGRK
- the lpxK gene encoding tetraacyldisaccharide 4'-kinase, with translation MKTPWWFLSKNPISLMLVPVSWVYYGVGRVVYFVRKLWPLKSRRPIICVGNILAGGVGKTPVVRAIANRYGAPVVMRGYKKSAKTGNIGDEATMLARTGLAVHVGDRKSNILLLNKQDDDTPIIMDDGLQNPTIKKDVSIVVFDEGLGYGNGLMLPAGPLRVPKRMARNADAIVVIKNKRAKKNFVLPVGVPVFFAKNQTTSPYDENEKLVAFAGIGYPKKFFNSLKNVVAKRSFPDHYQYTSEDLEKLISLANKKKAKLVTTEKDWVRLPVEVQDKIKYARLETVIDYSFWVWLKEKLG
- a CDS encoding porin family protein, whose product is MKRLLLISTCLLPICANAGIYTHNNNFRPYIGIDAGLNIADYTLQTDLDETYYSAKINAGARIGRNFGVELFFTHSSTNNVQYLQYLNAIEHEIYYMAFGFDIYGYYNITNEFDFFTTFGVANYKVYNKFDYIESLNATEIKESDNSVSTRIGIGLMYTFPVDSISALIQYNYTPINNEFINTMSEFSVGFRYNF